The Rhodoferax sediminis genome has a segment encoding these proteins:
- a CDS encoding NUDIX hydrolase, which yields MSQEFRFCPNCATPLEWIAQLEDGGEKERLRCVACGYTHWNNPTPVLAAVIEYQGQILLARNAAWTGKMYALITGFMEAGETPEGGIAREIKEETNLDARALDLIGVYDFQRMNQIIIAYHALAEGEVRLSPELADYRLYTPQAVKCWPAGTGYALADWLKSRGHEPQFVEWSRT from the coding sequence ATGAGCCAGGAATTCCGTTTCTGCCCCAACTGCGCGACGCCGCTGGAGTGGATCGCCCAACTGGAGGACGGCGGCGAGAAGGAGCGGCTGCGCTGTGTGGCCTGCGGCTATACCCACTGGAACAATCCCACACCCGTGCTGGCGGCCGTGATCGAATACCAGGGGCAGATTTTGCTGGCGCGCAACGCCGCATGGACCGGCAAGATGTACGCCCTGATCACGGGCTTCATGGAGGCCGGCGAAACGCCCGAGGGCGGCATCGCGCGCGAGATCAAGGAAGAAACCAACCTGGATGCCCGCGCGCTCGATCTGATTGGCGTGTACGACTTTCAGCGCATGAACCAGATCATCATCGCCTACCATGCGCTGGCCGAAGGCGAGGTGCGGCTGTCACCCGAACTGGCGGACTACCGGCTGTACACGCCGCAGGCGGTGAAGTGCTGGCCCGCCGGCACCGGCTACGCGCTGGCCGACTGGCTCAAGTCGCGCGGGCATGAGCCGCAATTCGTGGAATGGTCAAGAACTTGA
- a CDS encoding Bug family tripartite tricarboxylate transporter substrate binding protein has protein sequence MLRHLLKNAIFLIAATAVSTGALAQKASKAPAAWPTKPLRILVGFPGGSSPDLVARALQEPLSKALGQPVIVENRPGAGGNIAANLVAKATDDHTIGVMINGNMTIAKLLNPATPYDPEKDLAPISLIGTAPLVLTVPVSAPGHNAQDFFVAARNAGNKWSYGSPGVGTVGHIGMELLKAKTGIDPVHVPYPGNPQVIAAMIGGQINLALLPPGLATTQIRAGKLRAIGVTSAGRSSLAPEIPSLAEAGIQGYQLEIWTAAAAPANMPKPILARLSALISEIVRTPEMRQKLFIQGWQVAGTSPEGLANRIKSDTALLGGVIAMRGIRVD, from the coding sequence ATGCTTCGCCACCTCCTCAAGAACGCTATATTTCTGATAGCTGCTACCGCAGTATCCACCGGGGCTTTGGCCCAGAAAGCCTCCAAAGCACCGGCCGCCTGGCCGACCAAACCGCTGCGGATCCTGGTCGGCTTTCCGGGCGGCTCCTCGCCCGACCTGGTGGCGCGCGCCCTGCAGGAGCCCCTGTCCAAGGCCCTGGGCCAGCCCGTGATCGTGGAAAATCGCCCCGGCGCGGGCGGCAACATCGCTGCCAACCTGGTGGCCAAGGCCACGGATGACCACACCATCGGCGTGATGATCAACGGCAACATGACGATTGCCAAGCTGCTGAACCCGGCCACCCCGTACGATCCCGAAAAGGACCTGGCGCCGATCAGCCTGATCGGCACCGCCCCGCTGGTGCTGACGGTCCCGGTATCGGCGCCCGGCCACAACGCGCAGGATTTCTTTGTGGCGGCGCGCAATGCCGGCAACAAATGGAGCTATGGCAGCCCCGGCGTTGGCACGGTGGGCCACATCGGCATGGAGCTGCTCAAGGCCAAGACCGGCATCGATCCCGTGCACGTTCCCTACCCGGGCAACCCGCAGGTCATCGCCGCCATGATCGGCGGCCAGATCAACCTGGCGCTGCTGCCCCCGGGCCTGGCGACCACGCAAATACGCGCGGGCAAGCTCCGGGCGATTGGCGTCACCTCGGCCGGGCGCAGTTCGCTGGCCCCCGAGATTCCAAGCCTGGCCGAAGCCGGCATCCAGGGCTACCAGCTTGAAATCTGGACCGCCGCGGCCGCTCCGGCCAACATGCCCAAGCCCATCTTGGCACGCCTCTCGGCCCTGATCAGCGAAATTGTGCGCACCCCCGAGATGCGCCAGAAGCTGTTCATTCAGGGCTGGCAGGTTGCCGGCACCTCGCCCGAGGGGCTGGCCAACCGCATCAAGTCCGATACCGCCCTGCTCGGTGGCGTGATCGCAATGCGTGGCATCCGGGTCGATTGA
- the rpoH gene encoding RNA polymerase sigma factor RpoH: protein MSTQTGASSTALAVVNPWALMPPLGNLDAYISAVNRLPMLTLEQEQEFARKLQQNNDLEAAGKLVLSHLRLVVSVSRKYLGYGLPHGDLIQEGNIGLMKAVKRFDPDQGVRLVSYALHWIKAEIHEYILKNWRMVKVATTKAQRKLFFNLRSMKQGFKSDALDADTHRETLSESEIDVMARELNVKRADVTEMETRLSGGDVMLDPGASDDGDDGYGPIAYLADAHHEPTAMIEAHQRDVLASDGIASALATLDNRSRRIVEERWLKVNDDGSGGMTLHDLAAVYGVSAERIRQIEVAAMKKMKKALVEYA from the coding sequence ATGTCAACTCAAACTGGAGCCTCTAGCACCGCCCTGGCGGTCGTAAACCCGTGGGCGCTGATGCCCCCGCTGGGAAATCTGGACGCCTATATTTCGGCGGTCAACCGCCTGCCCATGCTCACCCTGGAGCAGGAGCAGGAGTTTGCCCGCAAGCTCCAACAAAACAATGACCTGGAAGCCGCCGGAAAGCTGGTGCTATCGCACCTGCGGCTGGTGGTTTCGGTCTCGCGCAAGTACCTGGGCTATGGCCTGCCGCACGGCGACCTGATCCAGGAGGGCAATATCGGCCTGATGAAGGCCGTGAAACGCTTCGACCCCGACCAGGGCGTGCGCCTGGTGAGCTATGCGCTGCACTGGATCAAGGCCGAGATTCACGAATACATCCTGAAAAACTGGCGCATGGTCAAGGTGGCCACCACCAAGGCACAGCGCAAGCTGTTTTTCAATCTGCGTTCGATGAAGCAGGGCTTCAAGTCCGATGCGCTGGACGCCGACACGCACCGCGAAACCCTGAGCGAGTCCGAAATCGACGTGATGGCACGCGAACTCAATGTCAAGCGCGCCGACGTGACGGAGATGGAAACCCGTCTCTCGGGCGGCGACGTGATGCTCGACCCGGGCGCGTCCGACGATGGCGACGACGGCTATGGCCCGATTGCCTATTTGGCCGACGCGCATCACGAACCGACCGCGATGATCGAGGCGCACCAGCGCGACGTACTGGCCAGCGACGGCATTGCCAGCGCGCTGGCCACGCTCGATAACCGCAGCCGGCGCATCGTCGAGGAGCGCTGGCTCAAGGTCAACGATGACGGCTCGGGCGGCATGACGCTGCACGACCTGGCCGCGGTCTATGGCGTCAGCGCCGAACGCATTCGCCAGATCGAGGTCGCGGCCATGAAGAAGATGAAAAAGGCGCTGGTCGAGTACGCCTGA